A genome region from Flavobacterium sp. CFS9 includes the following:
- the recJ gene encoding single-stranded-DNA-specific exonuclease RecJ, translating into MRWTIKPKPSEEKIKHLAQALNVEDFVATLLIQRGIETFDQAKDFFRPQLEQLHDPFLMKDMDKAVSRIELAIKNQENILVFGDYDVDGTTAVSLVSSYLKSHYPNIATYIPDRYDEGYGISFKGIDFADDNGFSLIIALDCGIKSIDHIAYAKERNIDFIICDHHRPGDSLPEAVAILDPKRDDCSYPYDELCGCGVGFKLIQALGTNRNETIQDLVPYLDLVATAIAADIVPITGENRILAFYGLQVINSDPRPGIKALVHQVKKKTLDITDVVFIISPRINAAGRIKHGNHAVELLTEFNFEQAQQFASEIEQYNADRKDLDKKITKEAFQQIAENNEQDRFSTVVFQEDWHKGVIGIVASRLIETYYRPTLVFTKSGDKYAASARSVKGFDVYNALDACSEHLEQFGGHMYAAGMTLKAENYKTFKEAFETQVSATILPEMRTPEIEIDAEINFSDITPKLIRILKQFEPFGPQNMTPVFMTSDIKDTGYAKTLGAEEEHLRLFVKQNNSDGIAAIGFGLGKKLDLAKNQNSFQLAYSLAENEWNGTVSNQLMLKDIRTNGKK; encoded by the coding sequence ATGCGTTGGACCATAAAACCAAAACCTTCCGAAGAAAAAATCAAACATTTAGCGCAAGCCTTAAATGTAGAAGATTTTGTCGCAACACTTTTAATTCAGCGTGGCATAGAGACTTTTGATCAGGCAAAGGATTTCTTTCGTCCTCAATTAGAACAGCTTCACGACCCATTTTTGATGAAAGACATGGATAAAGCGGTTTCAAGAATAGAACTGGCGATTAAAAATCAGGAAAATATTTTGGTTTTTGGCGATTATGATGTCGATGGAACAACGGCTGTATCTTTGGTCTCTTCTTATTTAAAATCGCATTATCCCAATATTGCGACGTACATTCCGGATCGTTATGATGAGGGTTACGGAATTTCTTTTAAAGGAATTGACTTTGCCGATGACAACGGATTTTCATTAATCATTGCTCTCGACTGTGGTATAAAATCGATTGATCATATCGCTTACGCAAAAGAAAGGAATATTGATTTTATCATCTGCGATCACCACAGACCCGGAGATTCTCTTCCGGAGGCTGTTGCCATTCTAGATCCAAAAAGAGACGATTGTTCTTATCCTTATGATGAATTATGCGGCTGCGGTGTTGGTTTTAAACTGATTCAGGCTTTAGGAACAAACCGAAACGAAACCATTCAGGATCTCGTTCCCTACCTGGATTTAGTTGCAACGGCAATTGCTGCAGATATTGTACCCATAACGGGTGAAAACAGAATCCTGGCTTTTTATGGTTTACAGGTAATCAATTCTGACCCAAGACCCGGAATTAAGGCTTTGGTACATCAGGTAAAAAAGAAAACGCTGGACATAACCGATGTTGTTTTTATTATTTCTCCGCGAATCAATGCGGCAGGAAGAATCAAACACGGCAATCATGCTGTTGAACTACTCACCGAGTTTAATTTTGAACAAGCACAGCAATTTGCCTCAGAAATTGAACAATACAACGCAGATAGAAAAGATCTGGACAAAAAGATCACAAAAGAAGCTTTTCAGCAAATTGCAGAAAACAATGAACAAGACCGATTTTCAACCGTTGTTTTTCAGGAAGACTGGCACAAAGGTGTGATCGGAATTGTGGCTTCAAGGTTAATCGAGACTTACTATCGTCCTACTTTGGTTTTTACCAAAAGCGGGGACAAATATGCTGCATCGGCAAGATCCGTAAAAGGTTTTGACGTTTACAATGCGCTTGATGCCTGCTCTGAACATCTGGAACAATTTGGAGGACACATGTATGCCGCAGGAATGACTCTAAAAGCCGAAAATTATAAAACATTCAAAGAAGCCTTTGAAACACAAGTTTCTGCAACCATACTTCCGGAAATGCGAACTCCGGAAATAGAAATTGACGCCGAAATAAATTTCAGCGACATCACTCCAAAACTAATCCGTATCCTAAAACAATTTGAGCCTTTTGGCCCACAGAACATGACACCGGTTTTTATGACTTCGGATATAAAAGACACGGGATATGCCAAAACTTTAGGTGCCGAAGAGGAACATTTGAGGCTTTTTGTAAAACAGAATAATTCAGATGGAATTGCTGCGATAGGCTTTGGACTTGGAAAAAAATTAGACCTCGCAAAAAATCAAAATTCATTTCAGCTGGCTTATTCTTTGGCTGAAAATGAATGGAACGGAACCGTTTCGAACCAACTTATGCTTAAAGATATCAGAACAAATGGAAAAAAATAA
- a CDS encoding HopJ type III effector protein, with translation MNIQAFIEKVKQTPNEITFPETIAVIEENYNFTPTAFQNGTQHNAAGENSGSCKLFSFAKLQNLTKDETLACFGAFYFDEVLGDPNGTNHQNIRNFINLGWDGIQFEGNALEQK, from the coding sequence ATGAACATACAAGCCTTTATAGAAAAAGTAAAACAAACTCCAAACGAAATAACATTCCCGGAAACCATTGCAGTAATTGAAGAAAACTACAACTTCACTCCAACAGCTTTCCAAAACGGAACACAACATAATGCTGCCGGAGAAAATTCCGGTTCCTGCAAATTATTCTCTTTCGCAAAACTGCAAAACTTAACTAAAGACGAAACTTTGGCCTGTTTTGGAGCATTCTATTTTGATGAAGTTTTGGGCGATCCCAACGGAACTAACCATCAAAACATCAGAAACTTCATCAATTTAGGCTGGGACGGAATTCAGTTTGAAGGAAATGCTTTAGAGCAAAAATAA
- the rpoN gene encoding RNA polymerase factor sigma-54: MLKQFLNLKLSQKLSPQQIQLMKLIQLPTQAFEQRLLEEMNENPALEAGKEDEYEADEFANEDYDDYDDAESDRIEADDINIDEYLSDDDTPDYKTQMNNYSEDEERETPFASPISFHQDLINQLNTFILNDEEREIAEFLVGSIDDMGYIRRSVPDIVDDMAFTQGIYTDEKMVEKMLHVIHELEPSGVGARDLQECLLLQLKHKTPTEYIDLAIDIIENQFDAFTKKHYDKLLQKYGVSNEQLKKAIHEIERLNPKPGGSYTGNNKVTENVVPDFAIRIVDGELELTLNGRNAPSLHVSKDYQEMMQTYKDSRDKSSAQKDAVQFIKQKLDSAKWFIDAIRQRQETLFVTMNAIMHYQEEYFLDGDETKLKPMILKDIADMVGLDISTISRVANSKYVETPYGTKLIKEFFSEAMKNDQGEDVSTLEIKKILQNTIEEEDKKKPLPDDQLAEILKEKGYPIARRTIAKYREQLDIPVARMRKKI; encoded by the coding sequence ATGCTAAAGCAATTTTTAAATCTAAAATTATCCCAAAAATTATCTCCACAGCAAATTCAGCTGATGAAGTTAATTCAATTGCCTACGCAAGCTTTTGAGCAACGTTTATTGGAAGAAATGAACGAGAATCCGGCCCTCGAAGCCGGTAAAGAAGACGAATACGAAGCCGATGAATTTGCCAATGAAGACTACGACGATTACGATGATGCTGAATCAGACCGAATCGAAGCAGACGACATTAACATTGACGAATACCTAAGCGACGACGATACACCTGATTACAAAACTCAGATGAACAATTACAGTGAAGACGAAGAACGCGAAACTCCTTTTGCTTCGCCAATTAGTTTCCATCAGGACTTAATCAATCAGCTGAATACTTTTATTCTAAACGATGAAGAACGCGAAATCGCTGAATTCCTTGTTGGAAGTATTGATGATATGGGTTACATCCGCAGAAGTGTTCCGGATATTGTAGACGATATGGCTTTTACCCAGGGAATTTACACCGATGAGAAAATGGTCGAAAAAATGCTTCATGTCATTCATGAACTCGAACCTTCGGGAGTTGGAGCACGTGATTTACAGGAATGTCTGTTACTGCAGTTAAAGCACAAAACTCCGACCGAATATATTGATTTAGCGATTGATATTATCGAGAATCAGTTTGATGCTTTCACCAAGAAACATTATGACAAACTATTACAGAAATACGGTGTTTCGAACGAACAGCTTAAAAAAGCCATTCACGAAATTGAAAGACTGAATCCAAAGCCGGGAGGCTCTTACACAGGAAACAATAAAGTAACAGAGAACGTTGTTCCCGATTTTGCCATCAGAATCGTTGACGGAGAACTGGAACTTACCTTAAACGGACGAAACGCTCCTTCTCTGCACGTTTCTAAAGATTATCAGGAAATGATGCAGACGTATAAAGATTCCCGCGATAAATCATCGGCACAGAAAGACGCTGTTCAGTTTATCAAACAAAAGCTGGATTCAGCCAAATGGTTTATCGATGCTATCAGACAGCGTCAGGAAACCCTTTTTGTTACCATGAACGCTATCATGCATTATCAGGAAGAATACTTTCTGGACGGTGACGAAACCAAACTAAAGCCAATGATCTTAAAAGACATTGCAGATATGGTTGGTTTGGATATTTCGACGATCTCCCGTGTAGCCAACAGTAAATATGTTGAAACACCATACGGCACAAAACTAATTAAAGAGTTTTTCTCTGAGGCCATGAAAAATGATCAGGGAGAAGATGTTTCTACTTTAGAAATTAAAAAAATCCTTCAAAATACTATTGAAGAAGAAGATAAAAAGAAACCTTTACCGGACGATCAACTGGCAGAAATCCTGAAAGAAAAAGGATACCCGATTGCCCGAAGAACTATTGCAAAATACCGCGAACAATTAGACATTCCGGTAGCAAGAATGAGAAAGAAGATTTAA
- a CDS encoding UDP-2,3-diacylglucosamine diphosphatase, protein MKKVYFASDQHFGAPTPELSLPREKKFVAWLDEVKEDAEAIFLLGDLFDFWFEYKTVVPKGFVRILGKLAEIRDSGIPVYFFVGNHDLWMDDYFETELNIPVYHDNKEFTFNGKTFLIGHGDGKGPGDKGYKRMKKVFTNPFSKWLFRWLHPDVGVSLAQYLSVKNKLISGAEDVKFLGEENEWLVLYAKRKLETKHYNYFIFGHRHLPMVLPVGEDSNYVNLGDWIGYFTYGVFDGENFELKKFEK, encoded by the coding sequence ATGAAAAAAGTATATTTTGCTTCAGATCAGCACTTCGGAGCACCAACGCCAGAGTTGAGTTTGCCACGTGAAAAGAAATTTGTAGCCTGGCTGGATGAGGTGAAAGAAGATGCAGAAGCTATTTTTTTACTGGGGGATTTGTTTGATTTTTGGTTCGAATATAAAACCGTTGTACCAAAAGGTTTTGTTCGTATTTTAGGCAAGCTGGCTGAAATTCGTGACAGCGGTATTCCTGTCTATTTTTTCGTGGGAAATCATGATTTATGGATGGATGATTATTTTGAAACCGAGTTGAACATCCCAGTATATCATGACAACAAGGAGTTTACTTTTAACGGAAAGACCTTTTTAATTGGTCACGGTGACGGAAAAGGACCGGGTGATAAAGGCTATAAACGTATGAAAAAGGTTTTTACAAACCCGTTTTCAAAATGGCTCTTTCGCTGGCTTCATCCTGATGTGGGCGTAAGTCTGGCACAGTATCTATCCGTTAAAAACAAATTGATTTCAGGAGCCGAAGATGTAAAATTCCTGGGAGAAGAAAACGAATGGCTGGTTTTATACGCCAAACGAAAACTGGAAACCAAACATTACAATTATTTTATTTTCGGCCACCGCCATTTACCAATGGTTCTTCCGGTTGGAGAAGATTCTAATTATGTGAATCTGGGAGACTGGATTGGTTATTTTACCTATGGAGTCTTTGACGGCGAAAATTTCGAGCTTAAAAAATTCGAGAAATAA
- the rsmI gene encoding 16S rRNA (cytidine(1402)-2'-O)-methyltransferase: MSKLYIVPTPIGNLEDMTFRAIRILKEVDLILAEDTRTSGKLLKHFEIGTHMHSHHMHNEHKTTENLIARLKAGENIALISDAGTPAISDPGFLLTRACVENKIEVECLPGATAFVPALVNSGLPNDKFVFEGFLPDKKGRQTRFLTLAEETRTMILYVSPHKLVKTLAEFVQYFGEDRQVCVSRELSKLHEENVRGTAKEVLTHFEKTAPRGEIVVVVAGKTIEKETKKSKYSKDEEA, translated from the coding sequence ATGTCTAAACTATATATCGTTCCCACGCCAATTGGCAATCTTGAAGACATGACTTTTCGTGCCATCCGGATTCTGAAAGAAGTCGATTTAATTTTGGCTGAAGACACCAGAACCAGTGGAAAACTGTTGAAGCATTTTGAGATTGGCACACACATGCACAGCCATCACATGCACAACGAGCACAAAACAACCGAAAATTTAATTGCACGTCTGAAAGCGGGTGAAAACATAGCCCTGATTTCAGACGCAGGAACTCCTGCCATTTCAGATCCCGGTTTTTTACTCACACGTGCCTGTGTTGAGAATAAAATTGAAGTGGAGTGCCTTCCCGGAGCTACCGCTTTTGTCCCGGCCTTAGTCAATAGCGGATTACCGAATGACAAATTTGTCTTTGAAGGTTTTTTACCTGATAAAAAAGGACGTCAGACTCGCTTTCTGACTTTAGCCGAGGAGACCAGAACCATGATTTTATATGTTTCACCGCATAAACTGGTCAAAACTTTAGCTGAATTCGTTCAATATTTTGGAGAAGACCGACAAGTTTGCGTCTCCAGAGAATTATCGAAACTGCATGAAGAAAACGTACGCGGAACGGCTAAGGAAGTTTTAACACATTTTGAAAAAACAGCACCACGCGGCGAGATTGTAGTAGTCGTTGCGGGAAAAACAATAGAGAAAGAAACGAAGAAAAGTAAATATTCTAAAGACGAAGAAGCATAA
- a CDS encoding RND family transporter: MKNAAQVGFWEKLARIILKNRISILVGVAALTIFLGYQWKNLSMTYTEANLLPKNHIANKDYQKFLDKFGEEGNLIVIGFQDKKFFTPKNFAAWNELMTGLKKSKEVDLVVSLNDLKKLEKDTVNEKFVLAPFIDQSKAADPEYLKKAQYDLFHNLPFYEGLLYNKESGSIRSAIYMNKALVNTAERKTFILENLVPKIDKFEKTTGIDLRVSGMPYIRTINADNMKGEIGLFIGAALLTVSLIFFFFFRSYRATFISICILIVGVIWSFGTLGLFHYKITILTAIIPPLIIVIGITNCIFLINKYQQEIKLHNNQAKALQRIISKIGVSTLMTNLTTAIGFATFMITGNDLLFEFGLVTSINVISVYLLTLLIVPIIYSFMSVPGEKHLYHLTKTYISTLLNFVENVVKNKRKVIYIIYGLLLAFSVIGVTQMKVSGSLIGEMPKSASFFKDIIFYEKEFNGVMPLEIMIDTKKKKGVMKASTIRKMDELQNTIIEMPELAKPVSIVNLVKYSKQAFYNGNPEYYQLPTSQEQTFILSYAKNATKNSKENLMKAYVDSTGQYARITTFMKDIGTDEMAKVEKELHKKIDEIFPKDRYEVTVTGKALVFQKGTSYLVDNLIESLIFAILVIAVLMLYLFRSFKMVFASVITNILPLCITSGLMGYFGIPLKPSTILVFSIAFGISVDNAIQFMAKYHHDLLQNNGKVKKSVFSALRETGISTFYTSVVLILGFATFTLSSFSGTIALGGLISCTLAFAMFANLLVLPALVLTFEKKKAKKEDLENLGG, encoded by the coding sequence TCCTAAAAATCATATTGCAAACAAAGACTATCAAAAATTTCTGGATAAATTTGGTGAAGAAGGAAACCTTATTGTGATTGGTTTTCAGGATAAAAAATTCTTCACACCAAAAAATTTCGCCGCCTGGAATGAGCTGATGACGGGTCTTAAGAAATCGAAAGAAGTAGATTTAGTAGTTTCTCTAAACGATTTAAAGAAACTCGAAAAAGATACAGTAAACGAAAAATTTGTTCTGGCTCCATTTATTGATCAAAGCAAAGCAGCAGATCCTGAATATTTAAAAAAGGCGCAATATGACTTGTTTCATAATTTACCTTTTTACGAAGGATTGCTTTACAACAAAGAAAGCGGCAGCATTCGTTCGGCCATTTACATGAACAAAGCGCTTGTAAATACTGCTGAAAGAAAAACATTCATTCTGGAAAATCTGGTTCCTAAAATTGATAAATTCGAAAAAACCACGGGAATCGACTTGCGCGTTTCCGGAATGCCTTACATCAGAACGATCAATGCCGACAATATGAAAGGCGAAATCGGGCTTTTTATTGGTGCGGCTTTATTAACGGTTTCCTTGATTTTCTTTTTCTTCTTTCGTTCGTACAGAGCCACCTTCATCTCTATTTGTATTTTGATTGTTGGAGTAATCTGGTCTTTCGGAACTTTAGGCTTGTTTCATTATAAAATCACGATTCTAACGGCGATCATCCCGCCATTAATTATTGTAATCGGAATTACGAACTGTATTTTCCTGATCAATAAATACCAACAGGAAATTAAACTTCATAACAATCAGGCAAAGGCTTTACAGCGTATCATTTCGAAAATTGGAGTTTCGACCCTAATGACAAACCTGACGACTGCGATAGGTTTTGCGACCTTCATGATTACCGGAAATGATTTGCTTTTTGAATTTGGTCTTGTGACTTCTATCAATGTAATCTCTGTGTATTTACTGACGCTTTTAATTGTACCGATCATTTACAGTTTTATGTCGGTTCCGGGCGAAAAACATTTGTATCACCTCACCAAAACATACATTTCAACCTTATTGAATTTTGTTGAAAATGTGGTAAAAAATAAACGAAAAGTAATTTATATCATTTACGGTTTATTGTTAGCCTTCAGCGTTATTGGAGTTACTCAAATGAAAGTTTCAGGAAGTTTAATTGGTGAAATGCCAAAAAGCGCCTCTTTCTTTAAAGATATTATCTTCTACGAAAAAGAATTCAATGGTGTAATGCCGCTTGAGATTATGATTGATACCAAGAAGAAAAAGGGTGTCATGAAAGCCTCTACTATCCGCAAAATGGATGAATTACAAAACACCATTATAGAAATGCCCGAATTAGCGAAACCGGTTTCTATAGTGAACCTGGTGAAGTATTCGAAACAGGCTTTTTACAACGGAAATCCGGAATATTATCAATTGCCAACATCGCAGGAACAAACTTTTATTTTGTCGTATGCTAAAAATGCAACGAAAAACAGCAAAGAAAACCTGATGAAAGCTTACGTAGATTCGACTGGACAATATGCCCGAATCACCACTTTTATGAAAGACATTGGTACGGATGAAATGGCAAAAGTGGAAAAAGAACTGCATAAGAAAATTGACGAGATTTTCCCGAAAGACCGTTATGAAGTTACCGTAACCGGAAAGGCATTGGTATTTCAAAAAGGAACCTCTTATCTGGTTGACAATCTAATTGAATCTTTAATTTTCGCGATACTTGTAATTGCTGTATTGATGCTTTACTTGTTCCGATCGTTCAAAATGGTTTTTGCATCGGTAATTACGAATATTTTACCGCTTTGTATCACCTCGGGACTGATGGGATATTTTGGCATTCCATTAAAACCTTCAACGATATTAGTATTTAGTATTGCATTCGGAATCTCGGTAGACAATGCGATTCAGTTTATGGCGAAGTACCATCATGATTTGTTGCAGAATAACGGAAAGGTAAAAAAATCAGTTTTCAGTGCTTTAAGAGAAACCGGAATCAGTACTTTTTACACTTCGGTGGTTTTAATTTTAGGATTTGCCACTTTCACGCTTTCCAGTTTTAGCGGAACCATTGCATTAGGAGGATTAATTTCCTGTACATTAGCGTTTGCCATGTTTGCAAATCTATTAGTTTTACCTGCTTTGGTATTGACTTTTGAGAAGAAAAAAGCTAAGAAAGAGGATTTGGAGAATTTGGGAGGATAA
- a CDS encoding MFS transporter — protein sequence MEKNNSNKPDPYQALRYREFNVFLILRFAMVFAWAMQFIVIEWEVYSITKNPLSLGIIGLMEVIPAVSMALFAGHIVDQREKKGLLVKCILGFSVISFGLFLVTWPRVVSGLSSDVILYSIYILVFLGGLVRAFLGPTIFSLLSLIIPKKAYPNAATWSSTVWQIGAVLGPAVAGFSINWIGVHWSMCLVFGFSVLSLIALSQISKKPIINPKIGESIKDSLTEGLTFVFRNQIVLGALSLDMIAVLFGGAVALLPVFAQDILKVGSEGFGILRAAPAVGSFITMLVSAYVPLYKNAGKKLLTAIFIFGLSIILFGFSTYFWLSVFALFLSGLADGISVVIRQTILQLKTPDHMRGRVGAVNSIFVGSSNELGAFESGATAKLMGTVTSVIFGGSVTLLTVLGFGLISPTFRNLDLQKDMDDHHNME from the coding sequence ATGGAAAAAAATAATTCAAACAAACCTGATCCGTATCAGGCATTACGTTACAGAGAATTCAACGTATTTTTAATATTGCGTTTCGCGATGGTTTTTGCCTGGGCAATGCAGTTTATTGTAATTGAGTGGGAAGTTTACAGCATTACTAAAAATCCGCTATCGCTTGGAATTATTGGTTTAATGGAAGTTATACCGGCTGTTTCAATGGCTTTATTTGCCGGACACATTGTCGATCAGAGAGAAAAGAAAGGATTGTTGGTAAAATGTATTCTGGGCTTTTCAGTAATCAGTTTTGGATTATTTCTGGTAACCTGGCCAAGAGTTGTTAGCGGTTTATCTTCAGATGTAATTTTATATTCTATTTATATCTTAGTCTTTTTGGGCGGATTAGTCAGAGCTTTCCTTGGGCCGACTATTTTTTCTCTTTTATCCTTGATAATTCCTAAAAAGGCATATCCCAATGCCGCAACCTGGAGTAGTACGGTTTGGCAGATTGGCGCTGTATTAGGTCCTGCCGTTGCCGGTTTTTCAATCAATTGGATCGGGGTTCACTGGTCGATGTGTCTTGTTTTCGGATTCTCTGTCCTTTCCTTAATTGCCTTATCGCAAATCAGTAAAAAACCTATCATAAATCCGAAAATTGGAGAATCAATAAAAGACAGTCTTACCGAAGGTTTAACGTTTGTATTCCGAAACCAAATTGTACTAGGAGCTTTGTCTCTGGATATGATTGCAGTACTTTTTGGAGGTGCCGTAGCTTTATTGCCTGTTTTTGCTCAGGATATTCTAAAAGTGGGCTCAGAAGGATTTGGTATCCTAAGAGCCGCTCCGGCTGTAGGCTCTTTTATAACAATGCTCGTTTCGGCTTACGTACCTCTCTATAAAAACGCAGGAAAAAAACTTTTGACTGCCATATTTATTTTCGGATTATCGATCATTTTATTTGGCTTTTCTACCTATTTCTGGCTCTCTGTTTTTGCTTTATTCCTAAGCGGACTTGCCGATGGAATTTCGGTCGTAATCCGTCAGACTATTTTACAGCTTAAAACTCCGGATCATATGCGCGGACGCGTGGGTGCAGTAAACTCTATTTTTGTTGGATCTTCTAACGAGCTGGGAGCCTTTGAGAGTGGCGCAACTGCCAAATTAATGGGAACTGTTACTTCAGTCATTTTTGGAGGTAGTGTCACACTTCTAACTGTTTTAGGTTTTGGACTAATCTCTCCTACTTTTAGAAATCTGGATCTTCAAAAAGACATGGACGATCATCATAATATGGAGTAA
- the asnS gene encoding asparagine--tRNA ligase, whose protein sequence is MKHTKVRDLLNSTTTLQEVNAKGWVRAFRNNQFIALNDGSTINNIQCVVDFENTPDETLKRITTGAAISVIGTLIESKGAGQKYEIQVNKLEILGDSDAEKFPIQPKNKPSLDFLRENAHLRVRTNMFGAIMRVRSVLSYAVHKYFQDKGFVYVNTPIITGSDAEGAGEMFKVTALPFDNTPRTEDGKVNYKEDFFEKETNLTVSGQLEGETYAMALGQVYTFGPTFRAENSNTSRHLAEFWMIEPEVAFNNLDDNMDLAEDFIQYVIKYALDHCQDDLKFLEGRLLDEEKSKPQAERSEMALLEKLNFVLENNFKRVSYTEAIDILRDSTPNKKKKFQYIINEWGADLQSEHERYLVEKHFKCPVILFDYPANIKAFYMRLNDNTEPGKETVRAMDILFPGIGEIVGGSEREERYDVLVEKMKALEIDEEELSWYLDTRRFGSATHAGFGLGFERLVLFVTGMTNIRDVIPFPRTPGNAEF, encoded by the coding sequence ATGAAACACACAAAAGTTAGAGACTTATTAAACAGTACGACGACGTTACAGGAAGTGAATGCAAAAGGATGGGTGAGAGCTTTTAGAAATAATCAGTTCATCGCGCTTAATGACGGTTCTACCATTAATAATATACAATGTGTTGTTGATTTTGAAAATACACCTGATGAAACTCTAAAAAGAATCACTACCGGTGCTGCTATTTCTGTAATCGGTACTTTGATCGAAAGTAAAGGTGCGGGTCAGAAATACGAAATTCAGGTAAACAAACTGGAAATCTTAGGAGATTCGGATGCGGAGAAATTCCCAATACAGCCAAAAAACAAACCTAGTTTAGACTTCTTGCGCGAAAATGCACATTTACGTGTACGTACCAATATGTTTGGTGCTATCATGCGTGTGCGTTCGGTATTGTCTTATGCTGTTCATAAATATTTTCAGGACAAAGGTTTCGTTTACGTAAATACTCCAATTATTACCGGTTCTGATGCAGAAGGTGCAGGAGAAATGTTTAAAGTTACCGCTTTGCCTTTTGACAATACCCCAAGAACAGAAGACGGAAAAGTAAACTACAAAGAAGATTTTTTCGAAAAAGAAACGAACTTAACGGTTTCCGGACAATTAGAAGGTGAAACCTACGCAATGGCTTTAGGTCAGGTTTATACTTTTGGACCAACTTTTAGAGCCGAAAATTCAAATACTTCCCGTCACCTTGCAGAATTCTGGATGATCGAGCCGGAAGTCGCTTTCAATAATCTGGATGACAACATGGATCTTGCTGAAGATTTTATTCAGTATGTTATTAAATATGCTTTAGACCATTGTCAGGATGATTTGAAATTTTTAGAAGGAAGACTTTTAGACGAAGAAAAATCAAAACCTCAGGCAGAAAGAAGCGAAATGGCTTTGTTAGAGAAACTAAACTTTGTTTTAGAGAACAACTTCAAACGTGTTTCTTATACTGAAGCAATTGACATTTTAAGAGATTCAACTCCAAATAAAAAGAAAAAATTCCAGTATATCATTAACGAATGGGGAGCTGATTTACAATCAGAACACGAGCGTTATTTAGTAGAGAAACACTTTAAATGTCCGGTAATTTTATTTGATTACCCTGCAAACATTAAAGCGTTCTACATGCGTCTGAATGACAATACGGAGCCTGGAAAAGAAACCGTTCGTGCCATGGATATTCTTTTCCCTGGAATTGGAGAAATCGTTGGCGGTTCTGAAAGAGAAGAGCGTTACGACGTTTTGGTTGAAAAAATGAAAGCCTTAGAAATTGACGAAGAAGAATTATCATGGTATTTAGACACCAGAAGATTCGGATCGGCAACTCACGCAGGTTTCGGACTTGGATTTGAGCGTCTGGTATTGTTTGTAACCGGAATGACAAACATCCGCGACGTGATTCCTTTCCCGAGAACTCCAGGAAATGCAGAGTTTTAA
- a CDS encoding thymidine kinase, translating to MFLENTVNHKEQFGWIEVICGSMFSGKTEELIRRLKRAQFAKQRVEIFKPAIDTRYHDEMVVSHDANEIRSTPVPAAANISILAQGCDVIGIDEAQFFDDEIVTVCNDLANQGIRVIVAGLDMDFKGNPFGPMPGLMATAEYVTKVHAVCTRTGNLANYSFRKTDNDKLVMLGETEEYEPLSRAAYFNAMKKIQDK from the coding sequence ATGTTTCTCGAAAATACAGTAAATCACAAAGAACAATTTGGTTGGATTGAAGTTATTTGTGGGTCAATGTTTTCGGGTAAAACCGAGGAATTAATCCGCAGATTAAAGCGCGCCCAATTTGCTAAACAAAGAGTTGAAATCTTTAAACCCGCTATTGATACCCGCTATCATGACGAAATGGTGGTGTCTCACGATGCCAATGAAATTCGTTCTACTCCGGTTCCGGCGGCTGCCAATATCTCTATTTTAGCACAAGGTTGTGATGTGATCGGTATTGATGAAGCACAATTTTTTGATGATGAGATAGTGACAGTATGCAATGACCTGGCCAATCAGGGAATTCGTGTGATAGTTGCGGGACTTGATATGGATTTTAAAGGAAATCCTTTTGGACCCATGCCGGGACTTATGGCAACCGCCGAATATGTCACTAAAGTTCATGCAGTTTGCACCCGTACAGGAAATCTTGCCAACTACAGTTTTCGTAAAACGGATAATGATAAGTTAGTGATGCTTGGGGAGACTGAAGAGTATGAGCCATTAAGCCGTGCAGCCTATTTTAATGCCATGAAAAAGATTCAGGATAAATAA